One window of Botrimarina mediterranea genomic DNA carries:
- a CDS encoding tyrosine-type recombinase/integrase: MAKKRRVTPVHPVTAQVVVPKAPGNKKPSTKSVAPKKASRPSVSPSPKEGKLVLVTASAEKLIPTSRRNSLAAWFSLYLTLEVGAPANGEEATNTFKAKRADLERFIAFFTEFTGDDDPDQWTVATSKSFLKRLTETTGARSGKPLAPTTIDRVLATLRTAAKWIAHQRPFLAGFPMAKVKDTTPKRRPAWRGLPELAEGRLRNASLQLMKTNTRANQRPYRNHALLYVGLNSALRPSEILGLDLAQFDGSALVNVRCKGNLIVERVPLGKDAAEALSDYLTEERGEEPGPLFQSKTGKRLTLQKYADALKAIAAMANRNLPEGEKIDVSPHVLRHHTLRKLTREKGIEFAKKRSNHISDRHIWRYVEPSEDEFEKAIEGH; this comes from the coding sequence ATGGCGAAGAAGCGGCGAGTCACCCCCGTGCATCCCGTAACCGCCCAGGTCGTGGTCCCTAAGGCCCCCGGCAACAAGAAGCCGTCGACCAAGTCGGTCGCCCCCAAGAAGGCCTCGCGGCCGTCCGTCAGCCCGTCACCCAAGGAGGGGAAGCTCGTGCTCGTCACCGCCTCGGCCGAAAAGCTCATCCCGACCAGCCGCCGCAACTCGCTCGCCGCCTGGTTCTCCCTCTACCTCACTCTCGAAGTCGGGGCCCCCGCAAATGGCGAGGAGGCCACCAACACCTTCAAGGCCAAGCGGGCCGACCTCGAACGTTTTATCGCCTTCTTTACTGAGTTCACCGGCGACGACGACCCCGACCAATGGACGGTCGCCACCTCGAAGAGCTTTTTGAAGCGGCTCACCGAAACCACCGGCGCCAGGAGCGGCAAGCCGCTCGCTCCCACGACGATTGACCGGGTGCTCGCCACGCTCCGGACGGCGGCCAAGTGGATTGCCCACCAGCGGCCGTTCCTCGCCGGGTTCCCGATGGCGAAGGTCAAGGACACGACCCCCAAGCGGCGGCCCGCCTGGCGGGGGCTCCCGGAGCTCGCCGAGGGGCGGCTCCGGAACGCTTCGCTGCAACTGATGAAGACCAACACCCGGGCCAATCAACGCCCCTACCGCAACCACGCCCTGCTCTACGTCGGGCTCAACTCGGCCCTCCGCCCCTCAGAAATCCTCGGGCTCGACCTGGCCCAGTTCGACGGCTCGGCCCTCGTGAATGTCCGCTGCAAAGGGAACCTGATTGTCGAGCGGGTCCCGCTCGGAAAGGACGCCGCCGAGGCCCTTTCGGACTACCTCACCGAGGAGCGGGGCGAAGAACCAGGCCCCCTCTTCCAGAGCAAGACCGGCAAGCGGCTCACCCTCCAAAAGTACGCCGACGCCCTCAAGGCGATTGCGGCGATGGCCAACCGGAACCTCCCCGAGGGAGAGAAGATTGACGTAAGCCCCCACGTCCTCCGGCACCACACTCTCCGCAAACTCACCCGCGAGAAGGGCATCGAGTTCGCGAAAAAGCGCTCCAACCACATCTCTGACCGCCACATCTGGCGGTATGTCGAGCCGTCCGAGGATGAGTTTGAGAAGGCGATTGAGGGGCACTAG
- a CDS encoding dockerin type I repeat-containing protein, with product MINRRTILSVVLQLLAVQFLTASSSARAETVAFWSFNDIGNATVSEVAADIGQGVGTTIGGVSGRAAEGTGYDDVVAGLAWELTDFPSQGTAEETAGVELRVPTLGYSNIVIRLDHFIGAGSALESLLQVTYDGINYTGIRQFGSDFIDPYQQEEWGDPLSMSYSFGTSNQNAASNNPNFGFRFVSDFYPSFNSTFYRSFGGAYSPDAAWRIDNILVTGDLLFRPGDFNGDGLVDAADYTVWRDAVGTANPSLADANRDGQVNASDYEVWASNYGSSSSGVTSTVLQSVPEPTTAVLLALGTLAAVGCRNVRELGEYVGTCSQNNCGDSPQLGQCIRRCCSM from the coding sequence ATGATTAACCGCCGCACGATTCTGTCAGTGGTACTTCAGTTGCTAGCCGTGCAATTTCTCACTGCTTCTTCCAGCGCACGTGCTGAGACAGTCGCTTTCTGGTCATTCAACGATATCGGAAATGCCACCGTCTCCGAGGTGGCCGCTGACATTGGTCAGGGAGTGGGAACCACGATAGGGGGCGTATCTGGGCGGGCAGCTGAGGGAACGGGGTACGACGATGTAGTAGCTGGTTTGGCGTGGGAGTTGACTGACTTCCCAAGCCAGGGTACCGCGGAGGAGACAGCTGGGGTGGAGCTTCGAGTTCCGACGCTCGGATACTCGAATATTGTGATACGACTCGACCACTTCATTGGCGCCGGAAGTGCTCTCGAATCGCTACTTCAGGTGACATATGACGGCATTAACTACACCGGTATTCGTCAGTTCGGTAGTGACTTCATAGACCCCTATCAGCAGGAGGAATGGGGAGACCCCTTATCTATGTCCTATAGTTTTGGCACGTCGAATCAGAATGCCGCGTCAAACAACCCAAATTTCGGTTTCCGGTTCGTGTCCGACTTTTACCCCTCTTTTAATTCGACCTTCTACCGCTCCTTTGGCGGGGCCTACAGCCCTGATGCTGCGTGGAGAATCGACAATATTCTTGTGACGGGTGACTTGTTGTTTCGCCCCGGTGACTTCAACGGAGATGGGCTCGTTGATGCGGCGGACTACACGGTGTGGCGTGATGCGGTCGGAACGGCGAACCCGTCCCTAGCCGATGCAAATCGCGACGGGCAAGTTAATGCGTCCGACTATGAAGTGTGGGCGTCAAACTACGGCAGCAGTTCCAGCGGCGTTACGTCTACTGTGTTGCAGAGCGTACCTGAGCCAACCACTGCGGTTCTGCTAGCCCTCGGTACGCTCGCTGCCGTCGGTTGCCGCAACGTGCGAGAGCTTGGCGAATACGTTGGGACATGCTCTCAGAATAATTGCGGCGATTCGCCGCAGCTTGGGCAGTGCATCCGGCGTTGCTGCTCGATGTAA
- a CDS encoding helix-turn-helix transcriptional regulator, whose protein sequence is MAAKSEKPQSAEREEPVSPDSADKSSSKITADERTISRLPTTRRIGDDPGKALLSRAALIAAPWKAVGEVSSLWEESFILVTGLRANGPERWKVFGKYTNTRQECWLEEASNTLAKAVRIGLSTFHDYGRPRGSHKSEALPALIVGRIVIDHETLEKTWKHYELQSIAAYCDEHGLNRQEFLLAKLTAYKAYRSGNDVLHEYKRLTGEAASGKLPRARSSTLRSYALKYRSQVSSLFSNCFTWPSVMMAKKSGGRAIRLIDSRESYVWGAVELRFIDAVDPVEDALSETASSFDLGTRSWHHDLEAKCRAWLDGYVKGKQRLARVSGSVKQLIESFSTLEGELLKDTLRAIAEGLDDEALGELSRVVADEARAKGIALDYADQASSSDPTESTGSSAQSTASTATASAKNPAGASRDPVAVAVGKEIRRLRELKGKKNASDFAKLIGRTRGQLSNWETGQKLPSLKSMVLIAKALEVPTELLSSLVEGDFQESD, encoded by the coding sequence ATGGCCGCCAAGTCAGAAAAGCCGCAGAGTGCCGAGCGAGAAGAACCGGTTTCCCCAGATTCCGCTGATAAGTCGTCCAGCAAGATAACTGCCGATGAGCGAACTATAAGCCGACTTCCTACTACAAGACGGATAGGCGACGACCCGGGGAAGGCCTTGTTATCACGTGCTGCCTTAATCGCGGCTCCGTGGAAGGCTGTTGGGGAGGTTAGCTCTCTTTGGGAAGAATCGTTTATTCTTGTTACTGGTTTAAGAGCCAACGGTCCCGAGCGTTGGAAAGTATTTGGGAAATACACCAACACACGGCAGGAGTGTTGGTTGGAGGAAGCTAGCAACACGCTCGCCAAAGCTGTTCGCATCGGATTGTCCACTTTCCATGATTATGGGCGACCTCGTGGTAGCCACAAGAGCGAAGCCCTTCCTGCATTGATCGTAGGACGTATCGTTATCGACCATGAGACGTTGGAGAAGACTTGGAAGCACTACGAGTTGCAGAGTATAGCCGCTTACTGCGATGAGCATGGCTTGAATCGTCAGGAGTTTCTCCTTGCCAAACTAACGGCTTACAAGGCCTATCGAAGTGGAAATGATGTACTTCACGAATACAAGCGGTTAACAGGGGAAGCGGCCAGTGGCAAGCTCCCAAGAGCACGCTCTTCGACGTTAAGATCCTACGCCCTAAAGTATCGGAGCCAAGTCAGTTCACTTTTTTCCAATTGCTTCACATGGCCTAGCGTGATGATGGCTAAGAAGAGTGGCGGGCGTGCCATACGTCTGATTGATTCCCGAGAGTCTTATGTCTGGGGAGCGGTTGAGCTTCGATTTATCGATGCCGTGGATCCGGTAGAGGATGCGTTGTCAGAGACTGCGTCTAGTTTTGATTTAGGCACGCGTTCATGGCATCATGACCTGGAAGCGAAGTGTAGGGCTTGGCTTGATGGCTACGTTAAAGGTAAACAGCGGTTGGCAAGAGTAAGTGGTAGTGTAAAGCAGCTCATTGAGTCTTTTTCGACTCTCGAAGGCGAACTCCTGAAGGATACCCTCCGGGCGATTGCCGAGGGGCTGGATGACGAAGCCTTGGGCGAGCTAAGCCGTGTTGTTGCCGATGAGGCTCGAGCTAAGGGCATCGCTCTCGATTATGCCGACCAGGCGTCGTCATCCGATCCAACAGAGTCCACCGGTTCGTCTGCACAGAGTACCGCGAGTACCGCAACGGCCTCTGCCAAAAATCCCGCCGGAGCTTCCAGAGACCCCGTGGCAGTCGCTGTCGGCAAGGAGATAAGGCGTCTTCGTGAACTTAAGGGCAAGAAGAACGCTAGCGACTTCGCGAAGCTCATTGGCAGGACTCGCGGACAGTTGTCGAACTGGGAAACCGGACAAAAGCTCCCATCATTGAAGAGCATGGTGCTGATAGCCAAAGCCCTTGAAGTGCCTACCGAATTGCTCTCCAGTCTCGTCGAAGGTGATTTCCAAGAATCTGATTGA